A window from Aeromonas rivipollensis encodes these proteins:
- the ilvN gene encoding acetolactate synthase small subunit, whose protein sequence is MRHIISVLLENESGALSRVVGLFSQRGYNIETLTVAPTEDPTLSRMTIVTMGDERVLEQIQKQLHKLVDVLKVCDLSEGEHIEREIALVKARAAGGARDELKRLADIFRGQIVDVTPEQYTVQLVGTSEKLDAFIKTAAQTNEIIEVVRSGVCGISRADKSLRP, encoded by the coding sequence ATGAGGCATATCATTTCAGTACTGCTGGAGAACGAGTCCGGCGCCCTGAGCCGTGTGGTGGGCCTCTTCTCCCAGCGCGGCTACAACATCGAGACCCTGACGGTGGCCCCCACCGAGGATCCCACCCTGTCCCGCATGACCATAGTCACCATGGGTGACGAGCGGGTGCTGGAGCAGATCCAGAAGCAGCTGCACAAGCTGGTGGACGTGCTCAAGGTGTGTGACCTGAGCGAAGGGGAACACATAGAGCGGGAGATAGCCCTGGTCAAGGCGCGCGCCGCCGGTGGTGCCCGCGACGAGCTGAAACGGCTGGCGGATATCTTCCGCGGCCAGATCGTCGACGTCACCCCGGAGCAGTACACAGTGCAACTGGTGGGCACCAGCGAGAAGCTGGACGCCTTCATCAAGACTGCCGCCCAGACCAACGAGATCATCGAAGTGGTGCGCTCTGGTGTCTGCGGCATCTCCCGGGCGGACAAATCCCTGCGTCCTTGA
- a CDS encoding MJ1255/VC2487 family glycosyltransferase, whose amino-acid sequence MRILFGVQGTGNGHISRSRTLARALKSRGIEVDYLFSGRAADGYFEMGEFGDYRTFPGISFASHHGRISGWRTLKGLSPLRFWQDMRALDCRDYDLVISDFEPLSAHAARRWQKPSLTISHQASFDWPIPRWGESSFNRQLMRHFAPVSRSLGLHWFHFGQPLLPPIIDPMAPAPDNQQILVYLPFEQTEQIAALLSRFNQQRFVCFHPGLRKASQWRNIRFEPAAREGFKLALAGCRGVISNAGFELASEALSLGKKLLVKPLGGQFEQLTNGRTLELMGLAQLMETLDANGVRAWLEAPSPGRIRYPDVAGELADWLLAGAKEDIEPLSRRLWARTLFPEEVCDRLSELAGNPALARPWLSQLSAFD is encoded by the coding sequence ATGAGGATACTGTTCGGGGTACAGGGGACAGGCAACGGTCATATCAGCCGCAGCAGGACTCTGGCGCGCGCCCTGAAGAGTAGGGGGATAGAGGTCGATTACCTGTTCAGCGGGCGCGCCGCCGACGGCTACTTCGAGATGGGGGAGTTCGGGGACTATCGCACCTTCCCTGGTATCAGCTTCGCCAGCCATCATGGCCGCATCTCGGGCTGGCGCACCCTCAAGGGACTCTCTCCCCTTCGCTTCTGGCAGGACATGAGGGCCCTCGATTGCCGGGATTACGATCTGGTGATCAGCGATTTTGAGCCACTCAGTGCCCATGCCGCCCGGCGCTGGCAAAAACCCAGTCTGACCATCAGCCATCAGGCCAGCTTCGACTGGCCCATTCCGCGCTGGGGTGAGAGTAGTTTCAACCGCCAGCTGATGCGCCACTTCGCCCCTGTGAGCCGCTCTCTGGGGCTGCATTGGTTCCACTTCGGTCAGCCGCTGCTGCCCCCCATCATAGACCCCATGGCCCCGGCCCCTGACAACCAGCAGATCCTGGTCTATCTGCCATTCGAGCAGACAGAGCAGATAGCTGCGCTGCTGTCGCGCTTCAACCAGCAGCGCTTCGTCTGCTTTCACCCCGGCCTTCGCAAGGCCAGCCAATGGCGCAACATCCGCTTCGAGCCTGCGGCCCGGGAAGGGTTCAAGCTGGCGCTGGCCGGTTGCCGGGGGGTCATCAGCAACGCGGGGTTTGAACTTGCCTCGGAGGCGCTGTCGCTCGGCAAGAAGCTGCTGGTCAAGCCGCTGGGCGGCCAGTTCGAGCAGCTGACCAACGGCAGGACCCTGGAGTTGATGGGGCTGGCCCAGTTGATGGAGACGCTGGATGCCAATGGGGTGAGAGCCTGGCTGGAGGCGCCGTCACCCGGGCGGATCCGTTATCCCGATGTGGCGGGGGAGCTGGCCGACTGGCTGCTTGCCGGTGCGAAGGAGGATATTGAGCCTCTCTCCCGCCGCCTTTGGGCCAGGACACTCTTCCCGGAGGAGGTGTGCGATCGCCTCAGTGAACTGGCGGGCAATCCGGCATTGGCTCGTCCCTGGTTATCGCAACTCAGCGCCTTTGACTAG
- the pta gene encoding phosphate acetyltransferase, protein MARTIMLIPVGTGVGVTSVSLGVVRAMERHGVNVSFFKPVAQPRPGETGTERSTAVIRAAANINPPEPFALSYAENMITSSNTDILLEEIVARFEEHVKTSGAEVVVIEGLVPTDKQPFANKLNYDVAKALDADMVFVTHPGNDSSQKLKERIELACSNFGGVSNPRIVGCVINKVGAPVDEHGVTRPDLTEMFEAHHHTSDTAHNLEVLQVFGKSPLRILGCIPWNTQLIAPRAKDLAKHLAAKILHKGELDSRRLQTVTFCARSIHNMIEHFRPGSLLVTSGDRSDVIVSACLSAMNGVKLGALLLTGNYHPEPQVIALCQQAMATGLPIMITGTNTWQTAVSLQNFNVDIPEDDRERIELVQDYVAGHIDKHWIESLSAKSTRSRRLSPPAFRYQLTELARQANKRVVLPEGEEPRTIKAAAICAERGIARPVLLGNPEEIRRVAEQQGVVLTDRVEIIDPLEVRERYVPRLVELRKNKGMTEVVAREQLEDNVVLGTMMLERGEVDGLVSGAVHTTANTIRPPMQIIKTAPGSSLISSIFFMLLPDQVLVYGDCAINPDPSAEQLAEIAIQSADSAAAFGIEPRVAMISYSTGTSGAGADVEKVREATELAKAKRPDLIIDGPLQYDAAIMENVAKSKAPNSPVAGKATVFVFPDLNTGNTTYKAVQRSAELVSIGPMLQGMRKPVNDLSRGALVDDIVYTIALTGIQAAQAE, encoded by the coding sequence GTGGCACGCACTATTATGCTCATCCCGGTCGGCACTGGTGTCGGCGTAACTTCCGTGAGCCTTGGCGTCGTTCGCGCCATGGAACGTCACGGTGTCAATGTCAGCTTCTTCAAACCGGTTGCCCAGCCGCGTCCGGGTGAAACCGGTACCGAGCGCTCCACCGCCGTGATCCGCGCAGCCGCCAACATCAACCCGCCTGAGCCGTTCGCCCTCTCCTACGCCGAGAACATGATCACCTCCAGCAACACCGATATCCTGCTGGAAGAGATCGTGGCCCGCTTCGAAGAGCACGTGAAGACCAGCGGTGCCGAAGTGGTGGTGATCGAAGGCCTGGTGCCGACCGACAAGCAGCCCTTTGCCAACAAGCTGAACTACGACGTCGCCAAGGCACTGGACGCCGACATGGTGTTCGTGACCCATCCGGGCAATGACTCCAGCCAGAAGCTGAAAGAGCGCATCGAGCTGGCCTGCTCCAACTTCGGTGGCGTCAGCAACCCGCGTATCGTGGGCTGCGTCATCAACAAGGTGGGCGCACCGGTTGACGAGCACGGCGTGACCCGCCCCGACCTGACCGAGATGTTCGAGGCGCACCACCACACCTCCGATACCGCCCACAACCTGGAAGTGCTGCAGGTGTTCGGCAAGAGCCCGCTGCGCATCCTCGGCTGCATCCCCTGGAACACCCAGCTGATCGCCCCGCGCGCCAAGGATCTCGCCAAGCATCTGGCCGCCAAGATCCTGCACAAGGGGGAGCTGGACAGCCGTCGCCTGCAGACCGTGACCTTCTGCGCCCGCTCCATCCACAACATGATCGAGCACTTCCGTCCGGGCAGCCTGCTGGTGACCTCAGGCGACCGCTCCGACGTCATCGTCTCCGCCTGCCTGTCCGCCATGAACGGCGTCAAGCTGGGTGCCCTGCTGCTGACCGGCAACTACCATCCTGAGCCGCAAGTCATCGCCCTGTGCCAACAGGCCATGGCCACCGGCCTGCCGATCATGATCACCGGCACCAACACCTGGCAGACCGCCGTCAGCCTGCAGAACTTCAACGTCGACATCCCGGAAGATGACCGCGAGCGTATCGAGCTGGTGCAGGACTATGTGGCTGGCCACATCGACAAGCACTGGATCGAGTCTCTCTCTGCCAAGTCCACCCGCTCCCGTCGCCTGAGCCCGCCTGCCTTCCGCTATCAGCTGACCGAGCTGGCCCGTCAGGCCAACAAGCGCGTCGTGCTGCCGGAAGGGGAAGAGCCGCGGACCATCAAGGCTGCCGCCATCTGTGCCGAGCGGGGCATCGCCCGTCCGGTGCTGCTGGGCAACCCGGAAGAGATCCGTCGCGTTGCCGAACAGCAGGGTGTGGTACTGACCGATCGCGTCGAGATCATCGACCCGCTGGAAGTGCGCGAGCGCTATGTGCCGCGTCTGGTCGAGCTGCGCAAGAACAAGGGCATGACCGAAGTGGTCGCCCGCGAGCAGCTGGAAGACAACGTGGTGCTGGGCACCATGATGCTGGAGCGTGGCGAAGTGGACGGTCTGGTATCTGGCGCGGTACACACCACAGCCAACACCATTCGTCCGCCGATGCAGATCATCAAGACTGCCCCGGGTTCCTCGTTGATATCGTCGATCTTCTTTATGCTGCTGCCTGATCAGGTGCTGGTGTATGGTGACTGCGCCATCAACCCGGACCCGAGCGCCGAACAGCTGGCCGAGATCGCCATCCAGTCCGCCGACTCCGCTGCCGCCTTCGGCATCGAGCCGCGTGTCGCCATGATCTCCTACTCCACCGGTACCTCTGGCGCCGGCGCGGACGTAGAGAAGGTGCGCGAAGCGACCGAGCTGGCCAAGGCCAAGCGCCCCGACCTCATCATCGACGGCCCGCTGCAATACGACGCGGCCATCATGGAGAACGTGGCCAAGTCCAAGGCACCGAACTCACCGGTCGCGGGTAAAGCCACAGTGTTCGTGTTCCCGGACCTGAACACCGGCAACACCACCTACAAGGCGGTACAGCGTTCCGCAGAACTGGTCTCCATCGGCCCCATGCTGCAAGGCATGCGCAAGCCGGTCAACGACCTGTCCCGTGGCGCCCTGGTAGACGACATCGTCTACACCATCGCCCTGACCGGTATTCAGGCAGCCCAGGCCGAGTAA
- a CDS encoding acetolactate synthase 3 large subunit: MEMLSGAQMVVRALEDQGVEHVFGYPGGSVLDIYDALFENGKMEHVLVRHEQAAVHMADGYARSTGKVGTVLVTSGPGATNCITGIATAYMDSIPLVILSGQVPTSMIGEDAFQETDMIGISRPVVKHSFLCKKASDIPDAIKKAYYIAASGRPGPVVVDLPKDVQNPKEKFPYQYPESVSLRSYNPTKAGHKGQIKRAAKLLVEAQRPVMYVGGGAINANADHLVTKLAELLNLPVTTTLMGLGAFSGTHPQFIGMLGMHGTFEANKSMHNADLIFAVGARFDDRVTNNVSKFCPNATIVHIDIDPTSISKTVQAHVPIVGSVETVLEQMLEVIRECGFDNDKQALGDWWSQIDQWRSRNCLAYETHPTLIKPQQVIEALYKVTKGEAFVASDVGQHQMFAALYYPFAKPRQWINSGGLGTMGFGIPAAMGAQFANPDAVVCCVTGDGSVQMNIQELSTCMQYGVPIKIISINNRALGMVKQWQKMFYGGRHSHSYMESLPDFVKLAEAYGHVGIAVSDPAELESAMEKAFAMKDRLVFMDISVDPDEHVYPMQIKFGAMDEMWLSKTERT, translated from the coding sequence ATGGAGATGTTATCAGGCGCCCAGATGGTGGTTAGAGCGCTGGAAGATCAGGGAGTTGAGCATGTCTTCGGCTACCCTGGTGGCTCAGTGCTCGACATCTATGACGCTCTCTTCGAAAACGGCAAGATGGAGCATGTCCTGGTGCGGCACGAGCAGGCCGCGGTGCACATGGCTGACGGTTACGCCCGTTCCACCGGCAAGGTGGGTACTGTGCTGGTGACCTCGGGTCCAGGCGCCACCAACTGCATCACCGGCATCGCCACCGCCTACATGGACTCGATCCCCCTGGTGATCCTGTCCGGTCAGGTGCCGACCAGCATGATAGGGGAGGACGCGTTCCAGGAGACCGACATGATCGGCATCTCCCGTCCTGTGGTGAAGCACAGCTTCCTGTGCAAGAAGGCCAGCGACATTCCCGACGCCATCAAGAAGGCCTACTACATTGCCGCCAGTGGCCGCCCGGGGCCCGTGGTGGTGGACTTGCCCAAGGACGTACAGAACCCGAAAGAGAAATTCCCCTACCAGTATCCCGAGTCCGTTTCCCTGCGCTCCTACAATCCGACCAAGGCCGGACACAAGGGCCAGATCAAGCGGGCCGCCAAGTTGCTGGTGGAGGCACAGCGTCCCGTCATGTACGTGGGCGGTGGTGCCATCAACGCCAACGCGGATCATCTGGTGACCAAGCTGGCCGAGCTGTTGAACCTGCCGGTGACCACTACCCTGATGGGGCTGGGGGCCTTCAGCGGCACCCATCCGCAATTCATCGGCATGCTGGGGATGCACGGCACCTTCGAAGCAAACAAGAGCATGCACAACGCGGATCTCATCTTCGCCGTGGGTGCCCGCTTCGATGACCGCGTCACCAACAACGTGAGCAAGTTCTGTCCCAACGCCACCATAGTCCACATCGACATAGACCCCACCTCCATCTCCAAGACGGTACAGGCCCATGTGCCCATCGTCGGCTCGGTGGAAACCGTGCTGGAGCAGATGCTGGAAGTGATCCGCGAGTGCGGCTTCGACAACGACAAGCAGGCGCTGGGGGACTGGTGGAGCCAGATCGATCAGTGGCGCTCCCGCAACTGCCTGGCCTACGAGACCCACCCCACCCTGATCAAGCCGCAGCAGGTCATAGAGGCGCTCTACAAGGTGACCAAGGGGGAGGCCTTCGTCGCCTCCGATGTGGGCCAGCACCAGATGTTCGCCGCCCTCTACTACCCCTTTGCCAAGCCGCGCCAGTGGATCAACTCCGGGGGCCTCGGCACCATGGGCTTCGGCATTCCGGCCGCCATGGGGGCCCAGTTTGCCAACCCGGATGCCGTGGTCTGCTGCGTCACCGGTGACGGCTCGGTGCAGATGAACATTCAGGAGCTCTCCACCTGCATGCAGTACGGGGTGCCCATCAAGATCATCTCCATCAACAACCGTGCGCTGGGCATGGTCAAGCAGTGGCAGAAGATGTTCTACGGTGGCCGTCACAGCCACTCCTACATGGAATCCCTGCCCGATTTCGTCAAGCTGGCGGAGGCCTATGGCCATGTCGGCATCGCGGTGAGCGATCCGGCAGAGCTGGAGAGCGCCATGGAGAAGGCCTTCGCCATGAAGGATCGGCTGGTGTTCATGGACATCTCGGTCGACCCCGATGAGCACGTCTATCCGATGCAGATAAAGTTCGGTGCCATGGACGAGATGTGGCTGAGCAAGACGGAGAGGACCTGA